The following is a genomic window from Capnocytophaga stomatis.
TTTTCGGGTTGCAAACAGGTGATACTGTGCTGGGTGCGGTTCGTCCTCCAAAAGAAGGAGAAAAATATTTTCCACTGCTTAAAGTGCTTAAAATAAATGGTCTTGACCCTCAAATTGTGCGTGATCGCGTTTCTTTTGAACACTTAACGCCTCTTTTCCCTGATGAAAAATTCAAATTGGCAGAAAAAGGAAGTACCATTTCTACTCGAATTATTGACTTGTTTTCTCCTATAGGAAAAGGGCAACGCGGAATGATTGTAGCTCAACCTAAAACAGGTAAAACAATGTTACTCAAAGACATAGCAAATGCTATTTCGAAAAATCATCCTGAAGTTTATTTGATGGTTTTGCTTATTGACGAGCGTCCTGAGGAAGTGACTGATATGCAACGAAGTGTGAAAGGTGAAATCATTGCTTCTACTTTTGACAAAGAAGCTTCGGAACACGTACGAATTGCTAATATCGTATTGGAAAAAGCGAAACGGCTTGTTGAATGCGGACACGATGTGGTGATTCTTTTGGATTCTATCACACGATTGGCACGAGCTTACAATACTGTTCAACCTGCTTCAGGTAAGGTACTTACGGGAGGAGTTGATGCCAACGCACTTCACAAGCCCAAACGATTTTTCGGTGCAGCTCGGAATATCGAAAACGGAGGTTCTCTTTCAATTATAGCGACAGCTCTCACAGAAACCGGTTCGAAAATGGACGAAGTTATCTTTGAAGAATTCAAAGGAACAGGAAATATGGAACTGCAGTTGGATAGACGCATCGCAAACCGCCGTATTTTCCCTGCTATCGACCTTGTTTCATCTTCAACACGTCGTGATGATTTACTGCTTGATGAGAAAACATTGCAACGCACTTGGATTTTGCGTAAATACTTGGCAGATATGAATCCTGTGGAAGCTATGGAATTTATGGAAACCCAAATGAAACAAACCCGAAATAATGAGGAATTTCTCATCACGATGAACAATTAGATTTTCCAAAATACAAAAAAAGCTATTTCCTCTCAGAAATAGCTTTTTTTTATTTTCAAAATAGATGAAATTAATTCTCTTCAACCATATCTAATTCCACACGGAGGTTATTTATGATGAATTCCTGACGATCGGGCGTGTTTTTACCCATATAAAACTCTAAAAGTTGATCTGTATGAATAGTTTTGTCCATCATTACAGGCTCTAAACGCATATCTTCACCAATAAAATGCTTAAACTCATCGGGTGAAATCTCTCCTAATCCTTTAAATCGAGTAATTTCAGGCTTTCCTTTTAGTTTTTTGATTGCATTTTGCTTTTCCTCTTCGCTATAACAATAAATTGTTTGTTGCTTATCGCGTACTCGAAAAAGAGGCGTTTGCAAAATATATACGTGTCCTTCTTTTATCAATTCCGGGAAAAATTGCAGAAAGAAAGTAATTAAAAGCAAACGAATGTGCATTCCGTCCACATCGGCATCCGTTGCAATGACGATATTATTGTATCTCAAATCGGAAATGGATTCTTCTATATTTAGTGCAGCCTGCAACAAATTGAATTCTTCGTTTTCGTAAACAATTTTTTTCGTCATTCCGAAGGTATTGAGTGGCTTTCCTTTAAGACTAAAAACTGCCTGCGTTTCTACATCGCGTGACTTGGTAATAGAACCCGAAGCTGAATCTCCCTCGGTTATGAAAAGAGTAGTTTCCAAATTTCGTTCTTTTTTGGTGTCCGTTAAGTGAATGCGACAATCACGAAGTTTTTTGTTATGTAAACTAACTTTTTTTGCCGTTTCCCTCGCCGATTTTCTAATTCCTGCCAACTCCTTGCGTTCGCGTTCTGCCTGTTCAATTTTCTTTTTTATTTCATCGGCAACAGCCAAATTTTTATGAAGAAAATCATCCAAATGTTTACCAATAAATTCATTGATGTAAGAGCGTATCGACGGCATTCCCTCACCCATTTCCACTGAACCCAATTTGGTTTTTGTCTGACTTTCAAAAACGGGCTCCACCACTTTGATTGATATTCCTCCAATAATTGACTTGCGGATATCCGCAGCGTCGTACGATTTATTGAAAAAATCCCGAATGGTTTTCACGTAAGCTTCTCTGAAAGCCAACAAATGCGTTCCACCTTGAGTAGTATTTTGACCATTTGCAAAAGAGTAATATTCCTCACTGTATTGCGTTCGGCTGTGCGTTACCGCTACCTCAATATCAGGTCCTTTTAAATGAATAATGGGATAAAGAAAATCTTCTTCGTTATTATTTTCTGTCAACAAATCTTTTAATCCATTTTCAGAATAATATTTCTCACCGTTGTAATGTATTGTAAGTCCCGTATTCAGATAAACGTAGTTTTTTAACATCCGTTCGATGTACTCTTTTCTGAACTTGTAATTTTTAAAAATACTTTCATCAGGAATAAAAACCACGGTTGTTCCTCTTCGTTTAGAAGATTCCTCAATGGGAGATTCTTCTTGCAAAATACCTTTTTCAAATGTGGCGGACTTTGATTTATTGTCTCGTATGGATTCTACCCTAAAGTAAGCTGACAAAGCGTTCACAGCTTTCGTTCCCACACCATTTAGTCCCACCGATTTTTTAAACGCCTGAGAATCATATTTCCCGCCAGTGTTCATTTTGGAAACCGCATCAATCATCTTTCCTAAAGGAATTCCCCGTCCGTAATCTCGTACCTCTACCCGATTATCCGTAATTTTAACCTCAATGGATTTTCCTGCACCCATAACAAACTCATCAATACAGTTATCCAAAATTTCTTTCAAGAGGATGTAAATTCCGTCATCTGGAGAAGAACCGTCACCAAGCTTCCCGATATACATTCCTGGTCGCATACGAACGTGTTCTATAGGGTCTAACGACCTGATATCATCCTCAGTATATTGTTGTATATTTTCCATAGTTTTAACTTTTTGAAATCCGTGCGAAGATACTAATTTTTGAAAAGAAAAAATATCCTCCACTGAAAAATTTATTTATTTTCAATCTGCTTTTTTATATCTAATAAAGATTTAAAAAGCTTTCCGTCAGACACTTGAGCTCCTTGACGAATTAAATTAAATATTTCCAATTTACGGTCTTCTTCCAATTTTTTTTTCCCCGTATAAAGCTGAACTTTATCAGAATGTATGTTATTTTCAAGCCAGTGAAATCCTTCCGAAGTTGTTAAATCAACAGTTTTGTTTGAAATTAAAACGGAAATCATTTGAGCATCATTCTCTCCAAAATAGAAACAATTAACAGACTCACTATCAATTCTTTCTAAAAATTTAACTTTTTCCAAACTCTTTTCCCAAACCAAATCGCTGAAGATATCAATTTCTTCCTCTGCTATGTGTGGTTTTTCTCTTTTTATGATTTCCCATTCATCGGAAGTAATTTGTTGTGAAGCCAAAAAACGAGCAAAATCGTGATGGAGTTCTTCCAGCTGTTCTTTGGTTAAACGTGTGTATTTCATTTATTTACAAAAATTAAAAGTTGAGAGTTAAAATGCTTTTACGCCCTAATTCTCAACTGTTAAACATATTTTTCTTTTGATAGAAACGAAAAGAAGAATTAATCTTCCAAAGATAAGTTTTTCAAAACATCAATAGCTTCATCATACTGATTTTCAAAAACATATACTTCCACTTGCATTGGAATTTCACTTGCAAATCCTGCCAATCTCCCTGATTCCGTGCGGTCTTTTATAATTGGCTCAATTCCAATTTCTTCCAAAGCCAACTTTATAAGATTAGCTTGAATTGAAGAACCTTCGAATATTTTCTTTAATTCCGGCATATTAATTTGTTTTTATTTATTTCAGAAAAGTCCATAAAGCAAGCCATCAACCTTGTTTATTATTTCGCCCAAATCCTCAGGATTATCCACGAAATTAATGTCATCCACATCAATAATCAATAGCTTTCCTTTATCGTAATTTTTAATCCATTGTTCATAACGTTCATTTAAACGATTAAGATAATCTATTGAAATAGAGCTTTCATAATCTCTTCCTCGCTTATGAATTTGCTTCACTAAATTTGAAATCGTACTTCGCAAATAAATAAGCAAATCGGGCGGTTGCACAAGCTTTTCCATCAGAAAGAAAAGCGATTTGTAATTTTGGAAATCTCTCCCGCTCATAAGTCCCATTTCGTGCAAATTGGGTGCGAAAATGTGAGCATCTTCGTAAATTGTTCTGTCTTGTATTATGTTATTTCCCTTTTCACGAAAATCTAAAACCTGACGGAAGCGACTATTTAAGAAGTAAATCTGTAGATTAAAACTCCAACGTTCCATTTGATGATAAAAATCATCCAAATACGGATTATCTACAACATCCTCATAATGAGCTTCCCAGTTATAATGTTTTGCTAAAAGAGCTGTTAGTGTGGTTTTTCCTGCTCCAATATTTCCTGCGACGGCTATATGCATCAGTATTAACTATTTTTAATAATGTATTTATAATTCGTTACTGTTTTTCAGTGTGTTATTGTATTCATATTCTGCTTCGTCACGTAAACATTTTATCATTGACGTATTTTTGATTTCCTTAATTACGAACGAACTTTGAATGTTTGCA
Proteins encoded in this region:
- the rho gene encoding transcription termination factor Rho produces the protein MFDITDLKSMKLPELQEIAQEMKVPKFRSFNKSDLIYQILDFQASNPPLPKKQQNEKETAEEKVNPAKNQNKKKHATPKVASENNKTEQVEQTEKETIITEEKKQEPTKNQNVKKKNTPVTTKENKKTEAREVSSQDSNEGSKESKQFKKQQNFQKKNNQQNTQNQQNNQNNKSNFNKNGNGNGNGNNQNHSNNNHSENFDKEKKNRYRSPEFEFDGIVECEGVLDIMQDGYGFLRSSDYNYLASPDDIYVSQSQIRLFGLQTGDTVLGAVRPPKEGEKYFPLLKVLKINGLDPQIVRDRVSFEHLTPLFPDEKFKLAEKGSTISTRIIDLFSPIGKGQRGMIVAQPKTGKTMLLKDIANAISKNHPEVYLMVLLIDERPEEVTDMQRSVKGEIIASTFDKEASEHVRIANIVLEKAKRLVECGHDVVILLDSITRLARAYNTVQPASGKVLTGGVDANALHKPKRFFGAARNIENGGSLSIIATALTETGSKMDEVIFEEFKGTGNMELQLDRRIANRRIFPAIDLVSSSTRRDDLLLDEKTLQRTWILRKYLADMNPVEAMEFMETQMKQTRNNEEFLITMNN
- a CDS encoding DNA topoisomerase IV subunit B — translated: MENIQQYTEDDIRSLDPIEHVRMRPGMYIGKLGDGSSPDDGIYILLKEILDNCIDEFVMGAGKSIEVKITDNRVEVRDYGRGIPLGKMIDAVSKMNTGGKYDSQAFKKSVGLNGVGTKAVNALSAYFRVESIRDNKSKSATFEKGILQEESPIEESSKRRGTTVVFIPDESIFKNYKFRKEYIERMLKNYVYLNTGLTIHYNGEKYYSENGLKDLLTENNNEEDFLYPIIHLKGPDIEVAVTHSRTQYSEEYYSFANGQNTTQGGTHLLAFREAYVKTIRDFFNKSYDAADIRKSIIGGISIKVVEPVFESQTKTKLGSVEMGEGMPSIRSYINEFIGKHLDDFLHKNLAVADEIKKKIEQAERERKELAGIRKSARETAKKVSLHNKKLRDCRIHLTDTKKERNLETTLFITEGDSASGSITKSRDVETQAVFSLKGKPLNTFGMTKKIVYENEEFNLLQAALNIEESISDLRYNNIVIATDADVDGMHIRLLLITFFLQFFPELIKEGHVYILQTPLFRVRDKQQTIYCYSEEEKQNAIKKLKGKPEITRFKGLGEISPDEFKHFIGEDMRLEPVMMDKTIHTDQLLEFYMGKNTPDRQEFIINNLRVELDMVEEN
- a CDS encoding DUF6495 family protein → MKYTRLTKEQLEELHHDFARFLASQQITSDEWEIIKREKPHIAEEEIDIFSDLVWEKSLEKVKFLERIDSESVNCFYFGENDAQMISVLISNKTVDLTTSEGFHWLENNIHSDKVQLYTGKKKLEEDRKLEIFNLIRQGAQVSDGKLFKSLLDIKKQIENK
- a CDS encoding putative signal transducing protein — its product is MPELKKIFEGSSIQANLIKLALEEIGIEPIIKDRTESGRLAGFASEIPMQVEVYVFENQYDEAIDVLKNLSLED
- a CDS encoding deoxynucleoside kinase; its protein translation is MHIAVAGNIGAGKTTLTALLAKHYNWEAHYEDVVDNPYLDDFYHQMERWSFNLQIYFLNSRFRQVLDFREKGNNIIQDRTIYEDAHIFAPNLHEMGLMSGRDFQNYKSLFFLMEKLVQPPDLLIYLRSTISNLVKQIHKRGRDYESSISIDYLNRLNERYEQWIKNYDKGKLLIIDVDDINFVDNPEDLGEIINKVDGLLYGLF